From the Streptomyces nigrescens genome, one window contains:
- a CDS encoding VOC family protein → MTSLVRHTTIDCTDAHRLASFWAEVLGGSLAEDDLPGDPEATVTAASGALLFVTVPDAKAGKNRVHLDLQPQDRDRDDEVERLLALGATLVADHRRADGAGWVTLADIEGNEFCVERSAAERAG, encoded by the coding sequence ATGACTTCACTGGTACGTCACACCACCATCGACTGCACCGACGCCCATCGCCTGGCGAGCTTCTGGGCGGAGGTGCTGGGCGGCTCACTGGCCGAGGACGATCTGCCGGGCGATCCGGAGGCCACGGTCACGGCCGCGAGCGGTGCGCTGCTGTTCGTCACGGTGCCCGACGCCAAGGCCGGCAAGAACCGGGTGCACCTGGATCTGCAGCCGCAGGACCGGGACCGGGACGACGAGGTCGAGCGGCTGCTGGCGCTCGGCGCGACGCTGGTGGCCGACCATCGGCGGGCGGACGGGGCCGGGTGGGTGACGCTGGCCGATATCGAGGGCAATGAGTTCTGTGTGGAGCGCAGCGCGGCGGAGCGGGCGGGCTGA
- a CDS encoding SRPBCC family protein, with amino-acid sequence MPGHTENDITIAAPLDLVWDITNDIENWPQLFSEYASVEVLSREGDKTTFRLTMHPDDNGTVWSWVSERVVDRQNRSVRARRVETGPFAHMDIHWKYAEIPGGTSMHWTQDFAMKPDAPVDDKGMTEMINRNSRIQMELIRDRIEQRDRELRSTTVS; translated from the coding sequence ATGCCTGGCCACACCGAGAACGACATCACCATCGCGGCGCCCCTCGACCTCGTCTGGGACATCACCAACGACATCGAGAACTGGCCGCAGCTGTTCAGCGAGTACGCCTCGGTCGAGGTGCTGTCCAGGGAAGGCGACAAGACCACCTTCCGGCTGACGATGCACCCGGACGACAACGGCACCGTCTGGAGCTGGGTCTCCGAGCGGGTCGTCGACCGCCAGAACCGTTCGGTGCGCGCCCGCCGCGTCGAGACCGGCCCGTTCGCGCACATGGACATCCACTGGAAGTACGCCGAGATCCCGGGCGGCACCTCGATGCACTGGACCCAGGACTTCGCGATGAAGCCCGACGCCCCGGTCGACGACAAGGGCATGACCGAGATGATCAACCGCAACTCCCGGATCCAGATGGAGCTCATCCGGGACCGGATCGAACAGCGGGACCGCGAGCTCCGGTCCACCACCGTCAGCTGA
- a CDS encoding acyl carrier protein, with translation MTAQLTLNELAALMKSAAGLTVDPKELTNRQDATFADFGLDSLGLLGIVGELENRQGRPMPTDAERCKTPRDFLALVNTANDTVPTTGA, from the coding sequence ATGACCGCTCAACTGACGCTCAATGAGCTGGCCGCGCTGATGAAGTCCGCGGCCGGCCTCACCGTCGACCCCAAGGAGCTGACGAACCGGCAGGACGCGACGTTCGCCGACTTCGGCCTCGACTCGCTCGGGCTCCTGGGGATCGTGGGCGAGCTGGAGAACCGGCAGGGCCGGCCGATGCCGACCGACGCGGAGCGCTGCAAGACGCCGCGCGACTTCCTCGCCCTCGTCAACACCGCCAACGACACCGTGCCTACGACAGGAGCATGA
- a CDS encoding ArsR/SmtB family transcription factor codes for MNGAWFPVCQAKADFFRMLGHPVRIRVLELLQSGPMPVSGLLSAIGVEPSALSQQLAVLRRSGLVTATRSGSAVVYELAGGEVTELLRAARRALTEVLTGQHALLADLRQADARARPAAGGVPATGGVGVVS; via the coding sequence ATGAACGGTGCGTGGTTCCCGGTCTGTCAGGCCAAGGCCGATTTCTTCCGGATGCTGGGCCATCCGGTCCGTATCCGGGTGCTGGAACTGCTCCAGAGCGGACCGATGCCGGTGAGCGGTCTGCTCTCCGCGATCGGGGTGGAGCCGTCCGCGCTCTCCCAGCAGCTGGCGGTCCTGCGCCGCTCGGGTCTGGTGACGGCCACCCGCAGCGGTTCCGCCGTCGTCTACGAGCTGGCCGGCGGCGAGGTCACGGAGCTGCTGCGGGCCGCCCGCCGGGCCCTGACCGAGGTGCTCACCGGGCAGCATGCCCTGCTCGCCGACCTTCGGCAGGCCGACGCCCGCGCACGGCCGGCGGCCGGTGGCGTGCCGGCGACCGGCGGTGTGGGGGTGGTCTCGTGA
- a CDS encoding ketosynthase chain-length factor, translated as MSSPKERRSVVTGIGVIAPNGVSTETFWKATVEGISVLDHVTREGCEHLPLKVAGEVRGFDPADLIEERYLVQTDRFTHFAMAAANLALDDARLGRADYNDSPFAVGVVTAAGSGGGEFGQRELQRLWGQGSRHVGPYQSIAWFYAASTGQISIRGGFKGPCGVVASDEAGGLDALAHAGRTIRRGTDAVVVGAAEAPLAPYSVVCQLGYDDLSKLDDPARAYRPFTSGACGFVPAEGGAMLIVEEEVAAESRGASVRAVLAGHAATFTGASLWEESRDGLAHAIHGALEDARCAPEEIDVVFADALGVPAADRAEALALADALGRHASQVPVTAPKTGTGRAYCGAPVLDTAAAVLAMEYGVVPPTPNVVDVCHDLDVVTGRARPAELRTALVLSRGLMGSNAALVLRKGSGSPS; from the coding sequence GACGGTGGAGGGCATCAGCGTCCTCGACCACGTCACCCGTGAGGGGTGTGAGCATCTGCCCCTCAAGGTCGCCGGTGAGGTAAGGGGTTTTGATCCGGCGGATCTGATCGAGGAGCGCTACCTCGTCCAGACCGACCGGTTCACCCACTTCGCCATGGCGGCGGCCAACCTCGCGCTGGACGACGCCCGTCTCGGCCGTGCCGACTACAACGACTCACCCTTCGCGGTGGGGGTCGTCACGGCCGCCGGATCGGGCGGTGGCGAGTTCGGCCAGCGGGAGCTGCAACGGCTCTGGGGCCAGGGCTCCCGCCATGTCGGCCCGTACCAGTCCATCGCCTGGTTCTACGCGGCGAGCACCGGACAGATCTCCATCCGTGGCGGCTTCAAGGGGCCGTGCGGCGTCGTGGCCAGCGACGAGGCGGGAGGTCTGGATGCCCTGGCGCATGCCGGCCGCACCATCCGGCGCGGCACCGACGCCGTCGTCGTGGGTGCCGCCGAGGCACCGCTGGCCCCCTACTCGGTCGTCTGCCAGCTCGGCTACGACGATCTGAGCAAGCTCGACGATCCGGCCCGCGCCTACCGCCCGTTCACCAGCGGCGCCTGCGGATTCGTGCCCGCCGAGGGCGGCGCGATGCTGATCGTCGAGGAGGAGGTGGCGGCCGAGAGCCGCGGGGCGAGTGTCCGGGCCGTGCTGGCCGGGCATGCCGCGACCTTCACCGGGGCCTCCCTGTGGGAGGAGTCCCGCGACGGGCTCGCCCATGCGATCCATGGCGCGCTGGAGGATGCGCGGTGCGCCCCGGAGGAGATCGATGTGGTGTTCGCGGATGCGCTCGGCGTCCCCGCGGCCGACCGGGCCGAGGCGCTGGCGCTTGCGGACGCCCTGGGCCGGCACGCCTCGCAGGTCCCGGTGACCGCTCCCAAGACGGGCACCGGCCGGGCGTATTGCGGCGCCCCCGTCCTGGACACCGCGGCCGCGGTGCTCGCGATGGAGTACGGCGTCGTGCCGCCCACCCCCAACGTCGTCGACGTCTGCCATGACCTTGACGTGGTGACCGGCCGGGCCCGCCCCGCCGAGTTGCGGACGGCGCTGGTGCTGAGCCGGGGACTGATGGGCTCGAACGCGGCGCTGGTGCTGCGGAAGGGCTCCGGGTCCCCCTCATGA
- a CDS encoding TcmI family type II polyketide cyclase has protein sequence MHHALIVARMAPGSAPDIAEVFKASDRTELPHLVGVSRRTLFQFGDVYLHLIESDRPPGPEIAKVTEHPEFRAVSDKLSAYVSAYDPETWRSPKDAMAQQFYSWQRDGSS, from the coding sequence ATGCATCACGCTCTGATCGTCGCTCGTATGGCACCCGGTTCGGCTCCGGACATCGCCGAGGTCTTCAAGGCCTCCGACCGTACGGAACTGCCCCACCTGGTCGGTGTCTCGCGACGGACCCTCTTCCAGTTCGGTGACGTGTATCTGCACCTCATCGAATCCGACCGGCCGCCCGGCCCGGAGATCGCCAAGGTGACGGAACACCCCGAATTCCGCGCCGTCAGCGACAAGCTGTCCGCCTACGTCAGCGCCTACGACCCGGAGACCTGGCGAAGCCCCAAGGACGCGATGGCCCAGCAGTTCTACAGCTGGCAGCGCGACGGCAGCAGCTGA
- a CDS encoding right-handed parallel beta-helix repeat-containing protein: MVLRHVKYMGCVAAMMIGGLGAASPCDAPGRHVVHAGESIQRAVNKARPGDTIFIRPGRYRESVQINKSRLHLVGAGRKTVITPSGKRATNACGQAGHGICVVGKNRPLRDVSIRSLTVSGAKKTGIWASATDRLSVHHVTVRKSGVWGIAQEKSIRGIFRDNTIVDNGDAGIFLANKTKEEGGGSDTRGAVISDNYLAGNRIGVTIRRVRNLTVSYNTMTRNCGGVFVVGDESRPQAGALTVRNNDIYKNNKFCKGNSRLPDIQGSGIVLTGAEHVLVRRNVIRDHHGKSRLSGGVVLFHSFVKVLNHHNVISHNIVLHNKPVDLANRDLPGKGNRFIHNVCRTSEPAGLCRRLHRDGLNPSATGE; encoded by the coding sequence ATGGTGCTACGACACGTGAAATACATGGGCTGCGTCGCCGCGATGATGATCGGCGGCCTGGGTGCGGCTTCACCTTGCGACGCTCCGGGACGCCATGTCGTCCACGCAGGGGAGTCGATCCAGCGCGCGGTGAACAAGGCAAGGCCGGGTGACACCATCTTCATCCGGCCCGGACGCTACAGAGAGAGCGTGCAGATCAACAAGTCCCGGCTGCACCTGGTCGGCGCGGGCCGGAAGACGGTGATCACTCCGTCGGGCAAACGGGCCACCAACGCCTGCGGGCAGGCCGGCCACGGCATCTGCGTCGTCGGGAAGAACAGACCGCTCCGGGACGTCAGCATTCGCTCGCTGACCGTCAGCGGCGCCAAGAAGACCGGGATCTGGGCCTCCGCGACCGACCGGCTCTCGGTGCACCACGTGACCGTGCGCAAGAGCGGCGTGTGGGGCATCGCGCAGGAGAAGTCCATCCGGGGAATCTTCCGGGACAACACCATCGTCGACAACGGCGACGCGGGCATCTTCCTCGCGAACAAGACCAAGGAAGAAGGCGGCGGCTCCGACACCCGGGGCGCCGTGATCAGCGACAACTACCTCGCAGGGAACCGGATCGGGGTCACAATCCGGCGGGTCAGAAACCTGACGGTCAGCTACAACACCATGACCAGGAACTGCGGTGGGGTGTTCGTCGTCGGCGACGAGTCCCGCCCGCAGGCCGGAGCGCTGACGGTACGGAACAACGACATCTACAAGAACAACAAGTTCTGCAAAGGGAACAGCCGGCTGCCGGACATCCAGGGCTCCGGCATCGTGCTCACCGGCGCCGAGCACGTCCTCGTACGGCGCAATGTGATCCGGGACCACCACGGCAAGTCCCGGCTCTCCGGCGGTGTCGTGCTGTTCCACAGCTTCGTGAAGGTGCTCAACCACCACAACGTCATCAGCCACAACATCGTGCTGCACAACAAGCCGGTGGACCTGGCCAACCGGGACCTCCCCGGCAAGGGGAACCGGTTCATCCACAACGTCTGCCGGACCTCGGAGCCGGCCGGGCTGTGCCGACGGCTGCACCGGGACGGGCTGAACCCGTCCGCCACGGGAGAATAG
- a CDS encoding excinuclease ABC subunit UvrA yields MGDQQTGRRPGNGGTSAADSHDMIQVRGARENNLADISLDIPKRRLTVFTGVSGSGKSSLVFGTIAAESQRLINETYTAFIQSFMPSQGRPDVDALRNLSAAIVVDQERMGANSRSTVGTATDAHTLLRIIFSRLGTPHAGTSTAFSFNSAEGMCQECEGLGRVSAIDTDELLDTELSLNEGAITAPGFTVGSWYWQTLAHSGFFDPDVKLKDYTPAQWDDFLHKPATKIKVGTSHINYEGLLVRVQRTYLAKDRAAMQPHIRAFVDRAVTFTACGACGGARLNPAALGSRIAGRNIAECSALQISDLVTFVRGIDDPAVAPLVATLCHTLDSLVEIGLGYLSLDRESATLSGGEAQRVKMVRHLGSSLTDVTYVFDEPTTGLHPHDIQRMNDLLRRLRDKGNTVLVVEHKPETIEIADHVVDLGPGAGSAGGEVCFTGDVAALRASGTLTGRHLDHRATLREQVRRPLGEISISGANAHNLKDVSVGIPLGVLTVVTGVAGSGKSSLIHGSLPGRDGVIIADQSPIRGSRRSNPATYTGLLGPVRTAFAKANGVKAALFSANSEGACPTCKGIGLVYTDLAMMAGVASVCEECEGKRFTPKVLTYTLRGKNISEVLAMSVAEAREFFPTGQARTVLDRLAEVGLGYIGLGQPLTTLSGGERQRLKLALHMAERGAVYVLDEPTTGLHLADVDQLLGLLDRLVDDGNTVIVIEHHQAVMAHADWIVDLGPGAGQDGGRVVFTGTPADLVATGDSLTARHLRSYLQTPTA; encoded by the coding sequence ATGGGGGACCAGCAGACCGGCCGGCGGCCGGGCAACGGGGGAACATCCGCCGCGGACAGTCACGACATGATCCAGGTCCGCGGCGCCAGGGAGAACAATCTCGCCGATATCTCGCTCGACATACCCAAACGCCGTCTCACGGTCTTCACCGGCGTCTCCGGCTCGGGGAAATCCTCCCTCGTATTCGGCACCATCGCCGCCGAGTCGCAGCGGCTCATCAACGAGACCTATACGGCCTTCATCCAGTCCTTCATGCCGAGCCAGGGGCGTCCCGATGTCGACGCACTGCGCAATCTGAGCGCGGCGATCGTCGTGGACCAGGAACGGATGGGCGCCAACTCCCGCTCCACGGTCGGCACCGCGACCGACGCCCACACCCTGCTGCGGATCATCTTCAGCCGCCTCGGCACCCCGCACGCCGGTACCTCCACCGCCTTCAGCTTCAACAGCGCCGAGGGCATGTGCCAGGAATGCGAGGGGCTCGGCCGGGTCTCGGCGATCGATACCGACGAGCTGCTGGACACCGAACTCTCCCTCAACGAGGGCGCGATCACCGCTCCCGGCTTCACCGTCGGCTCGTGGTACTGGCAGACCCTCGCCCACTCCGGGTTCTTCGACCCGGACGTCAAGCTCAAGGACTACACCCCCGCCCAGTGGGACGACTTCCTGCACAAGCCCGCTACCAAGATCAAGGTGGGCACCTCCCACATCAACTACGAAGGCCTGCTGGTACGGGTGCAGCGCACCTATCTCGCCAAGGACCGCGCCGCCATGCAGCCGCACATCCGGGCCTTCGTCGACCGGGCGGTGACCTTCACCGCCTGCGGTGCCTGCGGCGGTGCCCGCCTCAATCCGGCCGCGCTCGGCTCCCGGATCGCCGGCCGCAATATCGCCGAATGCTCGGCCCTGCAGATCAGCGACCTGGTCACCTTCGTCCGGGGCATCGACGACCCCGCCGTGGCCCCGCTGGTCGCCACCCTCTGCCACACCCTCGACTCGCTCGTCGAGATCGGCCTGGGCTATCTGAGCCTGGACCGGGAGTCCGCCACGCTGTCCGGTGGTGAGGCCCAGCGGGTGAAGATGGTCCGTCACCTCGGCTCCAGCCTGACCGATGTCACCTATGTCTTCGACGAGCCGACCACCGGACTGCACCCGCATGACATCCAGCGCATGAACGACCTGCTGCGGCGGCTGCGCGACAAGGGCAACACGGTCCTGGTCGTCGAGCACAAGCCCGAGACCATCGAGATCGCCGACCATGTGGTCGATCTCGGCCCGGGAGCCGGATCCGCCGGGGGAGAGGTCTGTTTCACCGGTGATGTCGCCGCCCTCCGCGCCTCCGGCACCCTGACCGGGCGTCATCTCGACCACCGCGCCACGCTGCGCGAGCAGGTCCGGCGCCCCCTGGGAGAGATATCGATCAGCGGCGCGAACGCCCACAACCTCAAGGACGTCAGCGTCGGTATCCCGCTCGGGGTGCTCACCGTCGTCACCGGTGTCGCGGGGTCGGGCAAGAGCTCCCTGATCCATGGGTCACTGCCCGGCCGGGACGGCGTGATCATCGCCGACCAGTCCCCGATCCGGGGCTCCCGGCGGTCCAACCCGGCCACCTACACGGGGCTGCTCGGCCCGGTCCGTACGGCGTTCGCCAAGGCCAACGGGGTCAAGGCCGCCCTGTTCAGCGCCAACTCCGAAGGGGCCTGTCCCACCTGCAAGGGCATCGGTCTGGTCTACACCGACCTCGCGATGATGGCGGGGGTGGCCTCGGTCTGCGAAGAGTGCGAGGGCAAGAGGTTCACCCCCAAGGTCCTCACCTACACCCTGCGCGGCAAGAACATCAGCGAGGTCCTCGCCATGTCGGTGGCCGAGGCCCGGGAATTCTTCCCCACCGGGCAGGCCCGCACCGTCCTCGACCGCCTCGCGGAGGTGGGCCTGGGCTATATCGGTCTGGGCCAGCCGCTCACCACCCTCTCCGGCGGCGAACGGCAGCGGCTCAAACTCGCCCTCCACATGGCGGAGCGGGGCGCCGTCTACGTCCTCGACGAGCCGACCACCGGACTGCACCTCGCCGATGTGGACCAGCTGCTGGGCCTGCTCGACCGGCTGGTCGACGACGGCAACACCGTCATCGTCATCGAGCACCACCAGGCCGTGATGGCCCACGCCGACTGGATCGTCGACCTCGGCCCCGGCGCCGGCCAGGATGGCGGCCGGGTGGTCTTCACCGGCACCCCCGCCGATCTCGTCGCCACCGGCGATTCGCTGACGGCACGCCATCTGCGGAGCTACCTCCAGACACCCACCGCATAA
- a CDS encoding siderophore-interacting protein, translating into MTAVPVALIQVTDVRRITPRMVRVTFAGDGLDDFPTWPDQQLKLLFPRPGHRAPRLPDAAADGDGMRWYQAFLALPEEERPWMRSYTVRSYDPVRHRITIDFVLHGTTATAGPATRWAASAAVGDLLARYGPAAQYAKPLPLDRADWLLLAGDATALPAIGSLVEALPAGTRALACVEVAGAAEEQHFTTRADLTVQWVHADGRQDALPAAVRALTFPPGAVFAWLAGEAGAVRALRRYLVEERGIGKRQIDFSGYWRRTLTQDDAPTEEDLAEAQERLAAARPPQD; encoded by the coding sequence ATGACGGCCGTGCCCGTCGCGCTCATCCAGGTCACCGACGTCCGGCGGATCACCCCGCGCATGGTCCGTGTCACCTTCGCCGGTGACGGCCTCGACGACTTCCCGACCTGGCCCGACCAGCAGCTCAAGCTGCTCTTCCCCAGGCCGGGCCACCGCGCGCCCCGGCTGCCCGATGCAGCCGCCGACGGCGATGGGATGCGCTGGTACCAGGCGTTCCTCGCCCTCCCCGAGGAGGAACGGCCGTGGATGCGCAGCTATACGGTGCGCTCCTACGACCCCGTCCGGCACCGGATCACCATCGACTTCGTGCTGCACGGCACGACGGCGACGGCCGGCCCGGCGACCCGGTGGGCGGCCTCCGCCGCCGTGGGTGACCTCCTCGCCCGGTACGGACCGGCGGCACAGTACGCCAAGCCGCTGCCGCTCGACCGGGCCGACTGGCTGCTGCTGGCCGGCGACGCGACCGCGCTGCCGGCCATCGGCTCCCTCGTCGAGGCGCTGCCGGCCGGCACCCGCGCGCTGGCCTGCGTCGAGGTGGCCGGCGCGGCCGAGGAGCAGCACTTCACGACCCGGGCGGACCTCACCGTGCAGTGGGTGCACGCGGACGGGCGCCAGGATGCTCTGCCGGCGGCCGTGCGCGCCCTCACCTTCCCGCCGGGAGCTGTCTTCGCCTGGCTGGCCGGTGAGGCGGGCGCGGTCCGTGCGCTCCGGCGGTATCTGGTCGAGGAGCGCGGTATCGGCAAACGGCAGATCGACTTCAGCGGGTACTGGCGACGCACGCTCACCCAGGACGACGCCCCGACCGAGGAGGACCTCGCCGAGGCACAGGAGCGCCTCGCGGCCGCCCGGCCCCCACAGGACTGA
- a CDS encoding methyltransferase: MTTVSPTPQPAMQLRELIFGAACAAAVRAAARLGVADALGDRPTTAEELAAAVQTEPRPLDRLLRALSCYGIFAETDDGKYVHTEMSRLLREDTPNSLRYISLWCTEPWTWEAWPRLDDAVRSGSSVFDDLYGKGFFDYLHQDARESAEVFDRAMTTSSKQSAQDIAGLLDLSGASSVADIGGGQGHVLASLLEKYPTLQGTLLDLPTVVANPDPRLRDGGALAPRVRIVPGDCRDDIPVQADVYIIKNILEWDDESTRRTLRNVVRAARPGARVVIIENLVDDSPSMKFTTAMDLLLLLNVGGAKHTKASLVSRMAEAGLKVGEILVVNPYLHAFECTVPE; this comes from the coding sequence ATGACCACCGTAAGTCCCACTCCCCAGCCCGCCATGCAGCTCCGGGAGCTCATCTTCGGAGCCGCGTGTGCGGCGGCCGTACGGGCGGCGGCGCGCCTGGGCGTCGCCGATGCACTCGGCGACCGGCCCACCACCGCGGAGGAACTGGCCGCCGCGGTGCAGACCGAGCCGCGGCCGCTGGACCGGCTGCTGCGCGCGCTGTCCTGTTACGGGATCTTCGCCGAGACCGACGACGGGAAGTACGTCCACACGGAGATGTCCCGGCTGCTGCGGGAGGACACCCCCAACAGCCTGCGCTACATCTCCCTGTGGTGCACGGAGCCGTGGACCTGGGAGGCCTGGCCGCGGCTGGACGACGCGGTGCGCTCCGGGAGCAGTGTCTTCGACGACCTCTACGGCAAGGGGTTCTTCGACTACCTGCACCAGGACGCACGGGAGTCCGCCGAGGTCTTCGACCGGGCGATGACCACGTCCAGCAAGCAGTCGGCGCAGGACATCGCGGGGCTGCTCGATCTGAGCGGGGCGTCCTCGGTGGCGGACATCGGCGGTGGCCAGGGACATGTCCTCGCCAGCCTGCTGGAGAAGTACCCCACGCTCCAGGGCACCCTGCTCGATCTGCCCACGGTCGTGGCGAACCCGGACCCGCGGCTGCGGGACGGCGGCGCGCTGGCCCCGCGGGTACGGATCGTGCCCGGGGACTGCCGCGACGACATCCCGGTCCAGGCCGATGTCTACATCATCAAGAACATCCTGGAATGGGACGACGAGAGCACCCGCAGAACGCTGCGGAACGTGGTCAGGGCCGCCCGTCCCGGCGCCCGCGTCGTGATCATCGAGAACCTCGTCGATGACAGCCCCTCCATGAAGTTCACCACCGCCATGGATCTGCTGCTGCTGCTCAATGTCGGCGGCGCCAAGCACACCAAGGCGAGCCTGGTCAGCCGTATGGCCGAGGCCGGTCTGAAGGTCGGCGAGATCCTGGTCGTCAACCCGTATCTGCACGCCTTCGAATGCACTGTCCCCGAATGA
- a CDS encoding TetR/AcrR family transcriptional regulator: MVVFAGQGDARRSMALLWRAEGAGGARTRRWPGPKPALSVAAIVDAGVAVADADGMAALSMRAVGERLGRTAMALYTYVPGKSELVDLMYDQVLAELPTDYDLTPGWRAAVTSWAEDTWEFYLRHPWVLQVSQARPVLGPNEYRALETLLRLLYATELSSAVLRRVVGALFHFIRGAAQTVAESRLAAASTGVSDEEWWQARSGMLTEMVPDFAERFPLLVRLETEGAAPDPGDSVPYMEREARSTFDIGLAVILDGIETAIRQGR, from the coding sequence GTGGTGGTTTTCGCGGGCCAGGGCGACGCCCGTCGTTCGATGGCGCTGTTGTGGCGTGCGGAAGGTGCCGGCGGAGCGCGGACGCGACGGTGGCCGGGCCCCAAACCGGCGTTGAGCGTGGCGGCGATCGTCGACGCCGGGGTGGCGGTCGCCGACGCCGACGGCATGGCGGCGCTGTCCATGCGCGCGGTCGGCGAGCGCCTGGGGCGTACCGCGATGGCGCTCTACACCTACGTCCCCGGCAAGAGCGAGCTGGTGGACCTGATGTACGACCAGGTGCTGGCCGAGCTGCCCACCGACTACGACCTGACGCCGGGCTGGCGCGCCGCGGTGACCTCCTGGGCCGAGGACACCTGGGAGTTCTACCTCCGCCACCCCTGGGTGCTCCAGGTCTCCCAGGCGCGTCCGGTGCTCGGCCCCAACGAATACCGCGCGCTGGAGACACTGCTCCGCCTGCTGTACGCGACGGAGCTGAGCTCCGCGGTGCTGCGGCGGGTCGTCGGGGCGCTGTTCCACTTCATCCGCGGCGCCGCGCAGACCGTGGCGGAATCACGGCTGGCCGCGGCCTCGACGGGGGTCTCCGACGAGGAGTGGTGGCAGGCCCGTTCCGGCATGCTGACCGAGATGGTCCCCGACTTCGCGGAGCGCTTTCCGCTCCTGGTCCGGCTCGAGACCGAGGGCGCCGCTCCGGACCCGGGCGACTCGGTCCCCTATATGGAGCGCGAGGCGAGGAGCACCTTCGACATCGGGCTGGCCGTCATCCTGGACGGCATCGAGACGGCGATCCGTCAGGGCCGCTGA
- a CDS encoding DUF6126 family protein, which translates to MSGAPRRKGPPPWRAVRSRTCIPKSSGPGAVRPCRGRPPGRGAIRTARGHGRACPESTVRPYPSARCGVRRPRATAVRPGTQLARLPGAVLLTHRAPRRGLWRRVFLYFVVSHLLLVFLALVIYLGRHAGT; encoded by the coding sequence ATGTCCGGCGCACCCCGGCGTAAGGGGCCGCCGCCCTGGCGGGCGGTCCGCTCCCGCACCTGCATACCCAAGTCCTCCGGTCCGGGCGCCGTACGGCCCTGCCGGGGGCGCCCGCCTGGTCGCGGGGCGATCCGTACGGCACGCGGACACGGCCGTGCCTGCCCGGAGAGCACCGTCCGCCCGTACCCCTCGGCGCGCTGCGGTGTCCGGCGGCCCCGGGCGACCGCGGTCCGCCCCGGGACCCAGCTGGCGCGGCTGCCCGGCGCGGTACTGCTCACCCACCGGGCCCCCCGGCGCGGCCTGTGGCGACGGGTGTTCCTCTACTTCGTCGTCAGCCATCTGCTGCTGGTCTTCCTCGCGCTCGTCATTTATCTGGGCCGGCACGCCGGGACATAG
- a CDS encoding CDP-alcohol phosphatidyltransferase family protein, whose protein sequence is MGVQLLVLEALRRVAGLGTTGWLTGCAFAVATWVVLTLALRRSWTPSFGMANRVTLARTILVGGVTALVADSFERQAPVVVLVTLAAVALVLDAVDGQVARRTGTVTPLGARFDMEVDAFLILVLCVHLAMPLGAWVLAIGLMRYVFVAASWLWPWLRGALPHSMARKTVAALQGVVLVVAGAGVLPVASAATAVSGALALLVWSFGRDVAWLWRVRGLTGGPAVVSGPDRAGPRAMSRRAGPDK, encoded by the coding sequence ATGGGAGTGCAGCTGCTCGTACTGGAAGCGCTCCGCCGGGTGGCCGGTCTGGGCACCACGGGGTGGCTGACGGGCTGCGCGTTCGCCGTGGCCACCTGGGTCGTGCTCACCCTCGCGCTGCGCCGGTCGTGGACCCCGTCGTTCGGCATGGCCAACCGCGTCACCCTGGCCCGCACGATCCTCGTCGGCGGGGTGACGGCGCTGGTCGCGGACTCCTTCGAGCGGCAGGCACCGGTCGTGGTGCTGGTCACGCTCGCCGCCGTGGCACTGGTCCTGGACGCGGTGGACGGTCAGGTGGCCCGGCGCACCGGCACGGTGACACCCCTGGGGGCGCGCTTCGACATGGAGGTCGACGCCTTCCTCATCCTGGTGCTCTGCGTCCATCTCGCGATGCCTCTGGGCGCCTGGGTGCTGGCCATCGGCCTCATGCGGTACGTCTTCGTCGCGGCGTCCTGGCTGTGGCCGTGGCTGCGCGGCGCGCTGCCGCACAGCATGGCCCGGAAGACCGTGGCGGCGCTGCAAGGGGTCGTGCTGGTCGTGGCCGGTGCCGGGGTTCTGCCGGTGGCCTCGGCGGCCACCGCGGTGAGCGGGGCGCTGGCGCTGCTGGTGTGGTCCTTCGGCCGTGATGTCGCCTGGCTCTGGCGGGTCAGGGGGCTCACGGGCGGCCCGGCCGTGGTGAGTGGCCCGGACCGGGCCGGCCCGCGCGCTATGTCCCGGCGTGCCGGCCCAGATAAATGA